In the Streptomyces sp. f51 genome, one interval contains:
- a CDS encoding NucA/NucB deoxyribonuclease domain-containing protein translates to MRRAGRTSCDEYPFASTYEGGTALAAAQREIIWVKVNENTSQGGRITAWRGQMHVIVSIRSPCSLDRPCPALPARGLCPDCGPFTRIHSQPPPLFGVDYLILDHAEIYVGWSRHWEIAWLWFLS, encoded by the coding sequence ATGCGGCGCGCCGGCCGCACCTCGTGTGACGAGTACCCGTTCGCCTCCACCTACGAGGGCGGCACCGCCCTTGCTGCCGCCCAGCGGGAGATCATCTGGGTCAAGGTGAACGAGAACACGTCCCAGGGCGGACGCATCACCGCATGGCGCGGCCAGATGCACGTCATCGTGTCCATCAGGTCCCCCTGCTCTCTGGATCGCCCGTGCCCGGCCCTGCCTGCCCGGGGCTTGTGCCCGGACTGCGGCCCGTTCACCCGGATCCACTCCCAACCCCCACCGCTGTTCGGGGTCGATTACCTCATCCTCGACCACGCAGAAATCTATGTTGGCTGGAGTAGACATTGGGAGATCGCCTGGCTATGGTTTCTCTCGTAG
- a CDS encoding MerR family transcriptional regulator, protein MTADDSFGRLDDDDYPAFTMGRAAEVLGTTQGFLRAIGEARLITPLRSAGGHRRYSRYQLRIAARARELVDQGTPIEAACRIVILEDQLEEAQRINAEHRLTAELSDPAAAA, encoded by the coding sequence GTGACAGCAGACGACTCGTTCGGCCGTCTCGATGACGACGACTACCCCGCCTTCACGATGGGCCGGGCCGCCGAGGTGCTCGGCACCACGCAGGGCTTCTTGCGCGCGATCGGTGAAGCTCGCCTGATCACTCCGCTGCGCTCCGCGGGCGGACACCGCCGCTACTCCCGCTACCAGCTGCGCATCGCCGCCCGCGCCCGCGAACTCGTCGACCAGGGCACCCCCATCGAGGCCGCCTGCCGCATCGTCATCCTCGAAGACCAGCTCGAAGAAGCACAGCGCATCAACGCCGAACACCGGCTCACCGCCGAATTGTCCGATCCAGCGGCTGCAGCGTGA
- a CDS encoding (2Fe-2S) ferredoxin domain-containing protein: MPAKVPHLDHEAQLTDLRTQLATVAMVRRTDCLDACERANVIVIQPSAEGRKAGGRPVWLGQVNDPGAAVDITAWVKNGGPGLADPPDILDLYTFQPSRRVRHELED; the protein is encoded by the coding sequence ATCCCGGCCAAGGTGCCGCACCTGGACCACGAAGCCCAGCTCACCGACCTGCGCACCCAGCTGGCCACAGTCGCGATGGTCCGGCGAACCGACTGCCTGGACGCGTGCGAGCGCGCCAACGTGATCGTCATCCAGCCTTCCGCCGAAGGCCGCAAGGCAGGCGGACGCCCGGTCTGGCTCGGCCAGGTCAACGACCCCGGCGCCGCTGTCGACATCACCGCCTGGGTCAAGAACGGCGGCCCCGGCCTCGCCGACCCGCCCGACATCCTCGACCTCTACACCTTCCAGCCTTCCCGACGCGTCCGCCACGAACTCGAAGACTGA
- a CDS encoding pentapeptide repeat-containing protein has translation MRLWPVGLVLALAFTVAVLVAAWVFYTGWDLLSVRGLKPEHRIDSNTLFDLVKLSFGVVAGAGALVALVVAYRRQRVDEDGALREATRLHTERFTTAVGQLGEESAAVRLGAVHALAGLADDSLRQTCIDVLCAYLQLPFTPDPGNDPAHQVEHHRYLAFRKVRHTILRLIGDHYRRPQGTHRSWQGCDLDLTGVAIDGDMDFSGATFSDGTVSFSGATLSGGTVSFDNAVFASGTVSFDSAVFASGTVHFNNARFSGSTVYFLGAMFSGGTVYFNNAAFSGAKVCFQGAALSGSTVSFSNASGSAPDQLRAAVATAIPPIVDLPSTC, from the coding sequence GTGCGGCTGTGGCCGGTCGGTCTGGTCCTCGCCCTGGCCTTCACCGTGGCGGTCCTGGTGGCGGCCTGGGTGTTCTACACCGGATGGGACCTGCTCAGCGTCCGTGGGCTCAAGCCCGAGCACCGCATCGACTCCAATACCCTCTTCGACCTGGTGAAACTGTCCTTCGGGGTGGTCGCCGGCGCCGGTGCCCTGGTCGCCCTGGTGGTGGCCTACCGGCGCCAGCGCGTCGACGAGGACGGAGCCCTGCGGGAAGCCACCCGCCTGCACACCGAACGCTTCACCACCGCCGTCGGCCAACTCGGTGAGGAATCCGCCGCGGTCCGCCTCGGCGCAGTGCACGCCCTGGCCGGACTCGCCGACGACAGCCTGCGCCAGACCTGCATCGACGTCCTGTGCGCCTACCTCCAGCTCCCCTTCACCCCCGACCCCGGCAACGACCCCGCCCACCAAGTGGAACACCACCGCTACCTGGCCTTTCGCAAGGTCCGTCACACGATCCTGCGCCTCATCGGCGACCACTACCGACGCCCCCAGGGAACCCACCGCTCCTGGCAAGGCTGCGACCTCGACCTCACCGGCGTCGCCATCGACGGCGACATGGACTTCAGCGGCGCCACATTCTCCGACGGAACAGTGTCCTTCAGCGGCGCCACGCTCTCCGGCGGCACAGTGTCCTTCGACAACGCCGTGTTCGCCAGCGGCACAGTGTCCTTCGACAGCGCCGTGTTCGCCAGCGGCACGGTGCACTTCAACAATGCGAGGTTCTCCGGCAGCACGGTGTACTTCCTCGGTGCGATGTTCTCCGGCGGCACGGTGTACTTCAACAATGCGGCGTTCTCCGGCGCCAAGGTGTGCTTCCAGGGTGCGGCACTCTCCGGCAGCACGGTGTCCTTCAGCAACGCGAGTGGTTCAGCTCCCGATCAGCTTCGTGCTGCCGTCGCCACCGCTATTCCTCCCATCGTCGACCTGCCGTCGACCTGCTAG
- a CDS encoding MmpS family transport accessory protein gives MSDSQSPPAPPPFPGHAPVGQPPTPPPAPKWARKQILIPAAILILFLGVGIGSSDDGTEKTGAKPQPTVTVTKTATAKTGTLKKAEPQPTVTVTKTVKAKTAAKPKPKKTESATPKNKVVFKVWGSAPAGVDITYGSDTDNLEGRGLPMTKTLPLKDDAMYYSVNAQLSGGGDIHCSVTVDGKTKTGHAVGGYNICSAQLSGGLFGGWS, from the coding sequence ATGTCAGATAGCCAGTCACCACCCGCCCCGCCGCCCTTCCCGGGGCACGCGCCCGTCGGGCAGCCGCCGACACCGCCGCCAGCGCCGAAGTGGGCCCGCAAGCAGATCCTCATCCCTGCCGCAATCCTGATCCTGTTCCTCGGAGTTGGAATCGGTTCCTCTGACGACGGCACCGAGAAGACGGGTGCGAAGCCGCAGCCGACCGTTACCGTCACGAAGACCGCCACGGCGAAGACTGGAACGCTCAAGAAGGCAGAACCGCAGCCGACCGTCACCGTGACGAAGACCGTGAAGGCGAAGACGGCAGCGAAGCCGAAGCCGAAGAAGACGGAGTCAGCCACCCCCAAGAACAAGGTCGTGTTCAAGGTGTGGGGCAGCGCCCCGGCCGGCGTGGACATCACCTACGGCAGCGACACCGACAACCTCGAGGGTCGGGGGTTGCCGATGACGAAGACCCTCCCGCTGAAGGACGACGCCATGTACTACAGCGTCAACGCGCAACTGTCAGGCGGCGGTGACATTCACTGCTCGGTGACAGTGGACGGCAAGACCAAGACGGGGCACGCCGTCGGCGGCTACAACATCTGCTCCGCACAGCTCAGCGGCGGACTGTTCGGCGGCTGGAGCTAA
- a CDS encoding alpha/beta hydrolase, which translates to MTDTTASLGSPHPQVQAYLDRLAAANVGELHTFTPEQARQGWRRQIALLGEPEPIAAVEDRRIVTKAGPIPVRIYTPSGTGPFPVLVYFHGGGFVVGDLDTHDGLCRSLANGATCVVVAVEYPLAPEHKFPAAPEACLAATVWVAEHAGDVGGDPARIAVGGDSAGGNLAAVVARLARDLGGPALVFQLLIYPDVDFRRANHSIQAFAGRFGNVSRTAQHWFMDNYLTNKQDKLDPRVSPLLASDLTGLPPALIVTAEFDALRDEGEEYGRRLEKAGVPVTVSRYLGMIHEFVRHPFDDSGKARREAALALATVFTR; encoded by the coding sequence ATGACTGACACGACAGCGTCACTCGGCTCCCCGCACCCGCAGGTCCAGGCCTACCTGGACCGCCTGGCCGCCGCGAACGTCGGCGAGTTGCACACCTTCACCCCTGAGCAGGCGCGGCAGGGCTGGCGTCGGCAGATCGCCCTCCTGGGCGAGCCGGAACCCATTGCGGCGGTCGAGGACCGACGGATCGTCACCAAAGCCGGTCCGATCCCGGTGCGTATCTACACTCCCAGCGGCACCGGCCCCTTCCCTGTGCTGGTGTACTTCCACGGCGGCGGTTTCGTCGTGGGCGACCTGGACACCCATGACGGCCTGTGCCGCAGCCTGGCCAACGGCGCGACCTGTGTCGTGGTCGCGGTGGAATACCCGCTGGCTCCCGAGCACAAGTTCCCCGCCGCACCCGAGGCCTGCCTCGCCGCCACGGTCTGGGTCGCCGAGCACGCGGGCGACGTCGGAGGAGACCCGGCACGGATCGCGGTTGGCGGCGACAGCGCGGGCGGGAACCTGGCGGCTGTCGTCGCACGGCTCGCACGCGACCTCGGCGGACCGGCACTGGTCTTCCAACTGCTGATCTATCCGGACGTCGACTTCCGCAGGGCCAACCACAGCATCCAGGCCTTCGCAGGGAGATTCGGCAACGTCAGCCGCACCGCCCAGCACTGGTTCATGGACAACTACCTCACCAACAAACAGGACAAGCTGGACCCCCGCGTCTCGCCGCTGCTGGCGTCCGACCTGACCGGTCTACCGCCGGCGCTGATCGTCACCGCCGAGTTCGACGCGCTGCGCGACGAGGGCGAGGAGTACGGGCGGCGCCTGGAGAAGGCGGGCGTCCCGGTGACGGTGTCCCGGTATCTGGGGATGATCCACGAGTTCGTCCGCCACCCGTTCGACGACAGCGGAAAAGCCCGGCGTGAGGCGGCCCTCGCGCTAGCGACGGTGTTCACGCGGTGA
- a CDS encoding alpha/beta hydrolase yields MRIWSEPQPDSRFVEVDGLRIHYKRAGHGPVLVLLHGSASSLQHFDRVTDLLSESFDVIRPDLPGFGLTGPRKDRDYRIPAYAATVAGFMEALGVPRYALAGNSLGGNIAWNVALDHPERLAGLVLVNATGYPEKTVPAGMRLTRNPLVRPLLRRVMPRGAIERSLREAVGPRSQIVDDVMVDRAYQLMSRTGNRSAFVDFCNTGQPDRSAQIPRITVPSLVLRSASIDGQHFARDIPGAQELVHPHGGHLLPEEEPQWVADAIARFLGSRAGTPAH; encoded by the coding sequence ATGCGTATCTGGTCTGAGCCCCAGCCCGACTCGCGGTTCGTCGAGGTGGACGGCCTGCGGATCCACTACAAGCGCGCCGGGCACGGCCCGGTGCTCGTGCTGCTGCACGGCAGTGCCTCGTCCCTGCAGCACTTCGACCGCGTGACGGACCTGCTGTCGGAGTCGTTCGACGTCATCCGCCCCGACCTGCCGGGGTTCGGGCTGACCGGCCCGCGCAAGGACCGCGACTATCGCATCCCGGCGTACGCCGCGACGGTGGCGGGCTTCATGGAGGCGCTGGGCGTGCCGCGCTACGCGTTGGCCGGCAATTCCCTGGGCGGCAACATCGCCTGGAACGTTGCGCTGGATCATCCGGAGCGGCTAGCCGGCCTGGTGCTGGTCAATGCCACCGGCTACCCGGAGAAGACGGTGCCAGCGGGGATGCGCCTGACTCGCAACCCGCTGGTGCGGCCCCTGCTGAGGCGGGTGATGCCGCGCGGGGCCATCGAGCGCAGCCTGCGGGAGGCCGTCGGGCCGCGTTCGCAGATCGTGGACGACGTCATGGTGGACCGCGCCTATCAGCTCATGAGCCGCACCGGTAACCGGTCGGCCTTCGTCGACTTCTGCAACACCGGCCAGCCGGATCGAAGCGCGCAGATCCCCCGCATCACGGTGCCCTCGCTGGTGCTGCGCAGCGCGAGCATCGACGGCCAGCACTTCGCCCGCGACATCCCCGGTGCCCAGGAGCTGGTCCACCCCCACGGCGGACATCTGCTGCCGGAGGAGGAGCCGCAGTGGGTCGCGGACGCGATCGCGAGGTTCCTCGGCTCCCGCGCCGGCACCCCCGCGCACTGA
- a CDS encoding IS5 family transposase (programmed frameshift), translating into MTTNLVPDELWHQIAPLLPARPARRHRHPGRLPVPDRVALAGIVYVLRKGVAWRDVPSQVVGCSGVTAWRRLRDWTEAGVWPRLHAALLTELRRVGLLDLDDCAVDGSHIRALKRGDHVGPSPVDRARPGSKHHLIVDRHGTPLAVTLTGGNRHDVTQLLPLLDTVPPIRGLRGRPRRKPKRLYADRGYDFDKYRRMLWKRGIKPVIARRGVAHGSGLGKVRWVVERAFAWLHQFKRLRIRYERRADLHQGLLELACSIICLRRLSRSF; encoded by the exons ATGACCACGAACCTTGTCCCCGACGAGCTGTGGCATCAGATAGCCCCTCTGCTGCCAGCACGGCCCGCGCGCCGGCACCGCCATCCCGGGCGGCTCCCGGTACCCGACCGGGTCGCGCTGGCTGGCATCGTCTACGTCCTGCGCAAGGGCGTCGCTTGGCGCGACGTACCGAGTCAGGTCGTTGGTTGTTCCGGCGTGACGGCCTGGCGCAGGCTGCGGGACTGGACCGAGGCGGGCGTCTGGCCCCGCCTGCACGCTGCACTACTGACCGAACTGCGCCGAGTCGGTCTACTGGACCTGGACGACTGCGCCGTGGACGGCTCACACATCCGGGCCCTCA AAAGGGGGGATCACGTTGGCCCTTCGCCCGTCGACCGTGCCAGGCCCGGCTCCAAGCACCACCTGATCGTCGACCGCCACGGCACCCCGCTGGCCGTCACGCTCACTGGAGGCAACAGGCACGACGTTACCCAGCTCCTGCCCCTGCTGGACACGGTCCCTCCGATCCGGGGGCTACGAGGACGTCCCCGCCGCAAGCCCAAGCGGCTGTACGCCGACCGGGGCTACGACTTCGACAAGTACCGGCGCATGCTGTGGAAGCGCGGAATCAAGCCCGTGATCGCCCGACGTGGCGTCGCCCACGGATCCGGTCTGGGCAAGGTGCGTTGGGTGGTGGAGCGTGCGTTTGCCTGGCTGCACCAGTTCAAGCGCCTGCGCATCCGGTACGAGCGCCGGGCGGACCTTCACCAGGGGCTGCTCGAACTCGCCTGCTCAATCATCTGCCTGCGGCGACTCTCGCGATCATTCTGA
- a CDS encoding MerR family transcriptional regulator has translation MTLLDIAEVAERSGLAPSALRYYERRGLIASEGRNGLRRTFRSEVLARLSLVACARAAGFTLAEIARFVTATPDDTELRVHLAAKAEQLDTEIDRLTRMRDSLRHAAVCTRSPLVECPDFKQAISDDPAS, from the coding sequence ATGACCCTGCTCGATATCGCCGAGGTGGCCGAACGGTCCGGACTGGCGCCGTCGGCGCTGCGTTACTACGAACGGCGGGGCCTCATCGCCTCCGAGGGCCGCAACGGACTGCGCCGCACCTTCCGCTCCGAGGTGCTGGCCCGCCTGTCCCTGGTCGCGTGTGCCCGTGCCGCGGGTTTCACCCTCGCCGAGATCGCCCGGTTCGTGACCGCCACCCCCGACGACACCGAACTGCGCGTCCACTTGGCGGCCAAGGCTGAGCAGTTGGACACTGAGATCGACCGGCTCACCCGTATGCGCGACAGTCTCCGCCACGCCGCCGTCTGCACCCGTTCCCCCCTGGTCGAATGCCCCGACTTCAAGCAGGCCATCTCCGACGACCCGGCCAGCTGA
- a CDS encoding heavy metal translocating P-type ATPase → MPSDLIQRPEQAAVAASRTAPKRRTRIFALTEARWAAAALVLFLIALPLQLTGAPAWAWGPLYAAAYVTGGWEPAWAGLTTLREKTLDVDLLMILAAIGAASIGQVMDGALLIVIFATSGALEALATARTQDAVRGLLDLAPTTATRLADDGSESTVPTGDLVVGDTILVRPGERVGADGRVVTGASEVDQATITGEPLPVAKEAGDEVFAGTLNGTGALRVKVERDASDSVIARIVAMVEEASETKAPTQLFIEKVEQRYSLGMVFATLAVFLVPLAFGADLTGSLLRAMTFMIVASPCAVVLATMPSLLSAIANAGRHGVLVKSAVVMERLGQVDAVALDKTGTLTEGTHRVTDIRPLDGSGLTEDTLLALAAAAEHPSEHPLARAIVDAARTRGLAIADMRDFTSTPGVGVTATVDGHTVGVGAPARLLDGNGDTGSARAAEAAAGRMEDGGRTAVVVLRDGAPVGLLGIADRLRPDAAATVAALTVLTGSPPVLVTGDNPRAAARLAAEVGITGDDVHAALLPQDKVEAVRRLEARGCKVLVIGDGVNDAPALAAAHTGIAMGRAGSDLALETADAVIVRDELATVPTVVSLSRAARRLVVQNLVIAAVFISGLVIWDLTGHLPLPLGVLGHEGSTVIVGLNGLRLLRDAAWTRAAKDTR, encoded by the coding sequence ATGCCTTCCGACCTGATACAGCGGCCCGAACAGGCTGCCGTTGCCGCCTCGCGTACGGCGCCCAAGCGCCGGACCCGGATCTTCGCCCTGACCGAGGCCCGCTGGGCCGCCGCGGCGCTGGTGCTGTTCCTGATCGCGCTGCCGCTCCAGCTGACCGGCGCCCCCGCCTGGGCATGGGGCCCTCTCTATGCCGCCGCCTACGTCACCGGGGGGTGGGAGCCGGCCTGGGCGGGGCTGACGACGCTGCGGGAGAAGACCCTGGATGTGGACCTGCTGATGATCCTGGCCGCCATCGGCGCGGCCTCGATCGGGCAGGTGATGGACGGCGCTCTGCTGATCGTCATCTTCGCCACCTCCGGCGCCCTGGAGGCCCTGGCCACCGCCCGCACCCAGGACGCGGTGCGCGGTCTACTCGACCTCGCACCCACCACGGCCACCCGGCTGGCCGACGACGGGAGCGAGTCGACGGTCCCGACCGGGGACCTGGTGGTCGGGGACACTATCCTGGTCCGCCCCGGCGAGCGGGTCGGCGCGGACGGCCGTGTCGTCACCGGGGCCAGCGAGGTGGACCAGGCCACCATCACCGGGGAGCCGCTGCCGGTCGCGAAGGAGGCCGGGGACGAGGTTTTCGCCGGCACCCTCAACGGGACCGGCGCCCTGCGGGTGAAGGTCGAACGCGACGCCTCGGATTCGGTGATCGCCCGGATCGTGGCCATGGTCGAGGAGGCTTCCGAGACCAAGGCGCCCACCCAGCTGTTCATCGAGAAGGTCGAGCAGCGCTACAGCCTCGGCATGGTCTTCGCGACCCTGGCCGTCTTCCTGGTCCCCCTTGCGTTCGGCGCGGACCTGACCGGCTCGCTGCTGCGAGCGATGACCTTCATGATCGTGGCTTCGCCGTGCGCGGTGGTCCTGGCGACGATGCCGTCGCTCCTCTCGGCGATCGCCAACGCCGGACGCCACGGCGTCCTGGTGAAGTCCGCCGTCGTCATGGAGCGCCTCGGGCAGGTCGACGCGGTCGCACTCGACAAGACCGGCACCCTTACCGAGGGCACCCACCGCGTCACCGACATCCGCCCCCTGGACGGCTCCGGCCTGACCGAGGACACCCTGCTGGCACTCGCGGCTGCCGCCGAGCACCCCAGCGAACACCCCCTGGCCCGCGCGATCGTCGACGCCGCCCGCACCCGCGGCCTGGCCATCGCCGACATGCGGGACTTCACCTCCACTCCCGGCGTCGGCGTCACGGCCACCGTCGACGGCCACACGGTTGGGGTCGGCGCACCCGCCCGCCTCCTCGACGGCAACGGCGACACCGGCTCGGCCCGCGCCGCCGAGGCCGCGGCCGGCCGCATGGAGGACGGCGGCCGCACGGCCGTCGTGGTCCTGCGCGACGGCGCCCCGGTCGGGTTGCTGGGCATCGCCGACCGGCTGCGTCCCGACGCCGCCGCGACCGTCGCCGCCCTGACCGTGCTGACCGGCAGCCCCCCGGTGCTGGTGACGGGCGACAACCCGCGCGCCGCCGCTCGTCTGGCCGCCGAGGTCGGCATCACCGGCGACGATGTCCATGCCGCTCTCCTGCCCCAGGACAAGGTCGAAGCCGTACGGCGCTTGGAGGCCCGGGGGTGCAAGGTGCTGGTCATCGGCGACGGCGTCAACGACGCCCCCGCCCTGGCGGCCGCCCACACCGGCATCGCCATGGGCCGCGCCGGATCCGACCTTGCCCTGGAAACCGCCGACGCCGTCATCGTCCGCGACGAACTCGCCACCGTCCCCACGGTCGTGAGCCTGTCGCGAGCGGCCCGGCGCCTGGTGGTGCAGAACCTGGTCATCGCCGCGGTGTTCATCTCCGGCCTGGTCATCTGGGACCTGACGGGCCACCTGCCGCTGCCGCTCGGTGTGCTCGGCCACGAGGGCTCGACCGTCATCGTCGGCCTCAACGGGCTGCGTCTGCTGCGGGATGCCGCCTGGACCCGCGCCGCGAAGGACACGCGGTGA
- a CDS encoding alpha/beta hydrolase, giving the protein MKYFVASGEDPKLTADARRVLGGSYVELSDGVTHYELTGPEDGDVVLMAGGLTIPLSYWDGLVSELHARGLRTLTCSAYGRGYSDRVRARYDETLFTRQLAELTDRLGLTARPLHLVGTSMGALVAMTYAARYRSSVSTLTIVGPAGLAKPRLASPDRLLRSDLLAGVVARRRGLQLLQGHLGHNVRDPELGAKLTEMVLGTLRFEGSLYAVFDTLQHLPLAGRGDLFRRTGALGIPTLLLWGDEDTVTPPVHFDAARALLKPQKHHVITKCGHMAPFERPRDVADQLVSFVSARTERLDS; this is encoded by the coding sequence ATGAAGTACTTCGTCGCCTCGGGCGAGGACCCCAAGCTCACCGCCGACGCGCGCAGGGTGCTGGGCGGCAGTTACGTCGAGCTGTCCGACGGCGTCACCCACTACGAGTTGACGGGGCCCGAGGACGGGGATGTGGTCCTGATGGCGGGCGGTCTGACCATCCCGCTGTCCTACTGGGACGGCCTCGTCAGCGAGCTGCACGCCCGCGGGCTGCGCACTCTGACCTGCAGCGCCTACGGCCGCGGTTACTCGGACCGGGTGCGGGCGCGCTACGACGAGACGCTGTTCACGCGGCAGCTGGCCGAGCTGACGGACCGGCTTGGCCTGACGGCGCGGCCCCTGCACCTGGTCGGCACCTCCATGGGCGCGCTCGTCGCCATGACGTACGCGGCCCGGTACCGCTCGTCGGTGTCCACGCTCACCATCGTCGGCCCCGCCGGTCTCGCGAAACCGCGGTTGGCCTCCCCCGATCGGCTGTTGCGCAGCGACCTGCTGGCCGGAGTGGTCGCCCGCCGTCGCGGCCTTCAGCTGCTCCAGGGGCACCTCGGGCACAATGTCCGGGACCCTGAGCTCGGCGCGAAGTTGACCGAGATGGTCCTCGGCACCCTCCGCTTCGAGGGCTCGCTGTACGCGGTCTTCGACACCCTGCAGCACTTGCCTCTCGCCGGCCGTGGCGATCTCTTCCGGCGGACGGGGGCGCTGGGCATTCCGACGCTGCTGCTGTGGGGCGACGAGGACACCGTCACGCCGCCGGTGCACTTCGACGCGGCGCGCGCCCTGCTGAAGCCCCAGAAACATCACGTCATTACCAAGTGCGGGCACATGGCCCCGTTCGAACGGCCTCGCGACGTCGCCGATCAGCTCGTCTCGTTCGTGTCCGCACGCACCGAAAGGCTCGACTCATGA
- a CDS encoding cold-shock protein → MATGTVKWFNAEKGFGFIAQDGGGPDVFAHYSAINSSGFRELQEGQIVTFDVTQGQKGPQAENISPA, encoded by the coding sequence ATGGCTACGGGAACTGTGAAGTGGTTCAACGCGGAGAAGGGCTTCGGCTTCATCGCCCAGGACGGCGGCGGCCCGGATGTCTTCGCGCACTACTCCGCGATCAACTCCTCGGGCTTCCGTGAGCTCCAGGAGGGCCAGATCGTGACGTTCGACGTCACCCAGGGCCAGAAGGGCCCGCAGGCCGAGAACATCAGCCCCGCCTGA
- a CDS encoding alpha/beta hydrolase, which translates to MTLRRVLSGLGAAATLGAAAAISARRRALAAVPRELRHPVLFLPLNFGNPVTLAIARRVVPLAGAASRPGVRVERRTLPATTDDLPVEVLTYQASGRAPRAALLWIHGGGIVMGAARQENTWCSRVADELGVLVVSVDYRLAPENPYPAPLDDCFSALRWLHASAADLGVDPARIAVGGESAGGGLAAAIVQRAHDSGVPVRFQLLLYPMLDDRTALRAAPPNSAIYTWTPDSNRFAWTSYLGRPPQDRDDRPYIAAARRRNLDGLPPAWIGVGDIDLFHDEDVDYARRLSGAGVACELRLESGMYHGADALLDGKAPSMTAFRTAALDALRTALAQP; encoded by the coding sequence ATGACACTCCGACGCGTCCTCAGCGGCCTGGGCGCCGCAGCGACCCTCGGCGCTGCCGCGGCGATCAGCGCACGTCGCCGCGCTCTGGCGGCAGTCCCCCGCGAGCTGCGGCACCCCGTGCTCTTCCTCCCGCTGAACTTCGGCAACCCGGTCACTCTGGCCATCGCCCGCCGCGTCGTGCCCTTGGCGGGAGCCGCCTCCAGACCCGGCGTCCGCGTCGAGCGGCGCACCCTGCCGGCCACGACGGACGACCTCCCCGTCGAGGTGCTCACCTACCAGGCATCAGGCCGGGCGCCGCGCGCAGCGCTGCTCTGGATCCACGGCGGAGGAATCGTCATGGGTGCCGCTCGGCAGGAGAACACCTGGTGCAGCCGCGTTGCCGACGAACTCGGCGTTCTGGTCGTCAGCGTCGACTACCGACTCGCACCCGAAAATCCGTACCCCGCACCTCTGGACGACTGCTTCAGTGCGCTCCGCTGGCTTCACGCCAGCGCCGCCGACCTCGGCGTCGATCCCGCCCGCATCGCCGTCGGCGGCGAAAGCGCCGGAGGCGGACTCGCCGCCGCCATAGTCCAGCGCGCCCACGATTCAGGAGTGCCGGTCCGGTTCCAACTCCTCCTCTACCCCATGCTCGACGACCGCACGGCTCTACGCGCCGCCCCTCCCAACAGCGCCATCTATACGTGGACCCCGGACTCCAACCGCTTCGCCTGGACCTCCTACCTCGGCCGCCCGCCACAGGACCGCGACGATCGCCCCTATATTGCGGCGGCAAGGCGTAGGAACCTCGACGGGCTGCCGCCCGCGTGGATCGGTGTGGGCGACATCGACCTGTTCCACGACGAAGATGTTGACTACGCTCGACGCCTGAGTGGGGCCGGCGTCGCCTGCGAGCTGCGGCTCGAATCAGGCATGTACCACGGTGCTGATGCCTTGCTTGACGGCAAAGCACCTTCAATGACCGCTTTCCGCACTGCCGCCCTCGACGCTCTGCGAACCGCCCTGGCACAGCCCTGA
- a CDS encoding metalloregulator ArsR/SmtB family transcription factor → MGHGADDKNHATPRERLDTAGATDVAATLQALATPSRLYILARLQEGPCAVGDLAEAVGMEASACSHQLRLLRNLGLVTGERRGRSIVYALYDNHVAELLEQALFHVEHLRLGLRDAPAAEAVPTAARR, encoded by the coding sequence ATGGGTCACGGAGCCGACGACAAGAACCACGCCACCCCTCGCGAGCGCCTGGACACGGCGGGGGCCACCGACGTCGCCGCCACCCTCCAGGCCCTGGCCACCCCCTCGCGGCTGTACATCCTGGCCCGCCTCCAGGAAGGCCCCTGCGCGGTCGGCGACCTCGCCGAGGCCGTGGGCATGGAAGCCTCCGCCTGTTCCCACCAGCTCCGCCTGCTGCGCAATCTCGGGCTCGTCACCGGTGAGCGCCGGGGTCGTTCCATCGTGTACGCCCTTTACGACAACCACGTTGCCGAGCTTCTGGAACAGGCCCTCTTCCATGTCGAGCACCTACGCCTGGGCCTGCGCGACGCCCCGGCCGCCGAAGCAGTGCCGACGGCGGCACGGCGGTAG